Proteins from a genomic interval of uncultured Desulfuromusa sp.:
- a CDS encoding flavodoxin: MKTGIFYGSTTGNTESAAQMLCAAISGSHATPIGDAEKADLEACDLLILGASTWGLGDLQDDWADSLTLLSSADLKGKTVALFGLGDQETYSGTFVDGIKELHDAALEAGATIVGKCSGDGYEFQDSAAFIDGRFLGLPLDEENQADLTEERIRIWVDQVLQEAK, encoded by the coding sequence ATGAAAACAGGAATTTTCTACGGCAGTACCACCGGTAATACTGAAAGTGCAGCACAGATGCTATGCGCTGCGATCAGCGGTTCGCATGCGACCCCCATTGGTGACGCTGAAAAGGCCGATCTGGAGGCTTGTGATTTACTGATTCTTGGAGCTTCGACGTGGGGATTGGGTGATCTTCAGGACGATTGGGCTGATTCACTTACCCTTTTGAGCAGTGCCGATCTCAAAGGTAAAACAGTTGCATTGTTTGGGCTTGGTGATCAGGAAACCTATTCCGGTACTTTTGTCGATGGGATCAAAGAGCTGCATGATGCTGCGCTTGAAGCCGGAGCAACTATCGTTGGCAAGTGTTCCGGGGACGGATATGAATTTCAGGATTCAGCGGCGTTTATCGATGGCCGGTTCCTGGGTTTGCCGCTGGATGAGGAAAATCAAGCTGATCTGACTGAAGAACGTATCCGGATCTGGGTTGATCAGGTTCTTCAGGAGGCAAAATAG
- a CDS encoding DUF4198 domain-containing protein has product MKNVVLALVLSILWCNSSFAHFQMLYTPESALEKGTTIELREIFTHPFADEHTMDMGKQHDSKKNSPVEAFYVVNKGKKKDLLSSLESITWKGNHNSGAAYKSQYKAKRMGDHLFVLQPAPYFEAGEGIYIQQISKMIVNVAGAPTDWDKELGLKAEIVPLTKPYSIWTGSTFTGIVKSNGEPVPFAEIEVEYLNRDIDLAANAMGPSLVAAPQDSFVTIGIKADQNGKFTFGLPKAGWWGFCALGAGSDTQYKGKELSQDAVIWVQVKDMK; this is encoded by the coding sequence ATGAAAAATGTCGTTTTAGCCTTGGTTCTGTCAATCTTATGGTGCAACAGTTCTTTTGCCCACTTCCAGATGCTTTATACACCGGAGTCAGCTTTGGAAAAAGGAACAACCATAGAACTGCGTGAAATCTTTACCCATCCGTTCGCTGATGAACACACCATGGATATGGGCAAACAACATGACAGCAAAAAGAACAGTCCGGTTGAAGCTTTCTATGTCGTCAACAAAGGCAAGAAAAAAGACCTGTTGAGCTCTCTGGAGAGTATTACCTGGAAAGGCAACCATAATTCCGGAGCCGCCTATAAGTCTCAATATAAAGCGAAGCGCATGGGTGACCACCTGTTTGTGCTGCAACCAGCCCCCTACTTCGAGGCGGGTGAAGGTATCTATATCCAGCAAATTTCCAAAATGATCGTCAATGTAGCCGGGGCACCGACCGACTGGGACAAAGAACTGGGCCTGAAAGCTGAGATCGTTCCCCTGACCAAGCCATACAGTATCTGGACCGGATCTACTTTTACCGGCATCGTTAAGAGCAATGGCGAGCCGGTTCCTTTTGCCGAAATCGAAGTGGAATATCTGAATCGCGATATCGATCTGGCTGCCAATGCCATGGGGCCTTCCCTGGTTGCAGCTCCCCAAGATAGCTTTGTCACTATCGGGATTAAAGCCGACCAAAATGGCAAGTTCACCTTCGGTTTACCTAAAGCCGGATGGTGGGGATTCTGCGCCCTGGGTGCCGGTAGCGATACTCAGTACAAAGGTAAAGAGCTGAGCCAGGATGCCGTTATCTGGGTTCAGGTCAAAGATATGAAATAA
- a CDS encoding FeoA family protein, translated as MNFRDEPALHNHDYENNYQYVIQVTETEKIFRHSAILMGTYISSPYLFHQESLVTQTTEPILSLSELKQNEKGIIRHCSATGVLKQKLLSMGFIPGAEITMLRNAPLRDPIEIGIHNCLITIRRSEAALLEVESA; from the coding sequence TTGAATTTTAGAGATGAGCCTGCACTTCATAATCATGATTATGAAAATAATTATCAATATGTGATTCAAGTCACAGAAACAGAAAAAATCTTCAGGCATAGTGCCATCCTTATGGGCACGTACATCAGCAGTCCGTATTTATTTCATCAGGAGAGCCTTGTGACACAGACAACCGAACCAATACTGTCCTTATCCGAACTGAAGCAGAACGAAAAAGGAATCATCCGACATTGCAGCGCAACAGGGGTCTTGAAACAAAAACTTCTGAGCATGGGCTTTATTCCCGGAGCTGAAATTACCATGCTCCGAAACGCTCCCCTTCGAGATCCAATTGAAATTGGGATTCATAATTGCTTAATAACCATAAGAAGAAGCGAAGCTGCACTTCTGGAGGTTGAATCGGCATGA
- a CDS encoding ABC transporter substrate-binding protein gives MRRVNRLLMFLGVLLCLVWSMAAEAAPKQELDKEKINAIILGDRLATVAYHLGVVPEALVARCVWPAVTKGELSHIKRLGCPKRATVKDKKLVAEFAEKKGIKRILIENTGDFCRYMPDANPMNIIPLLQGKDLELEVVDFNQGLESAVRATGKLLHRETEAEALLTTYASALGRAKKRLPEGGLGKKVLILNGIMVGKTGKSFIQVEAAEGYSDHFFLDPMGCENVGNLLIGRGKKASKGYFTLQNIADIARADPDIIIVTGESFPVEKALAGAARKNPALNQVTALKNHEIYSLPAYMDGSVLDYPYLLMLWTGALYR, from the coding sequence GTGAGACGTGTCAATAGGCTGTTGATGTTTTTGGGTGTTCTGCTTTGCCTGGTTTGGAGCATGGCGGCGGAGGCCGCTCCCAAGCAGGAATTAGATAAGGAGAAAATTAACGCCATTATTCTCGGGGACCGACTGGCTACGGTCGCTTATCATTTGGGAGTTGTACCTGAGGCGTTGGTGGCAAGGTGCGTGTGGCCCGCAGTGACAAAGGGCGAGCTAAGTCATATAAAGAGGCTGGGTTGCCCTAAGAGAGCAACGGTCAAAGACAAAAAACTGGTTGCTGAATTTGCTGAAAAAAAAGGGATAAAACGAATCCTGATTGAAAATACAGGGGACTTTTGTCGCTACATGCCCGATGCAAATCCGATGAATATTATTCCGCTTCTACAGGGCAAGGATTTAGAGCTGGAAGTCGTGGATTTTAACCAGGGTCTGGAGTCAGCGGTAAGAGCTACAGGTAAGTTGCTGCATCGGGAGACAGAAGCGGAGGCTTTGTTGACCACTTATGCTTCTGCCTTGGGAAGGGCAAAAAAGAGATTGCCCGAGGGCGGATTAGGGAAAAAAGTTCTGATTCTGAATGGAATCATGGTTGGGAAAACAGGCAAATCTTTTATTCAGGTGGAAGCTGCTGAAGGGTATTCGGATCATTTCTTTCTCGATCCTATGGGCTGCGAGAATGTCGGAAACCTTTTAATCGGCAGGGGGAAAAAGGCAAGCAAGGGGTATTTTACATTACAGAATATAGCTGATATTGCCAGAGCTGATCCTGATATTATCATTGTTACAGGTGAATCCTTTCCGGTGGAAAAAGCCCTGGCTGGGGCGGCCAGAAAAAATCCGGCATTGAACCAGGTTACGGCACTGAAAAATCATGAAATTTACAGCCTTCCGGCTTATATGGATGGGTCAGTATTGGATTATCCTTATTTGCTGATGTTGTGGACAGGGGCGCTGTATCGTTGA
- a CDS encoding (p)ppGpp synthetase, with amino-acid sequence MASLDFEFEKRKFRKFYDQNLSLIEETKNSYIGAIERLIEQSDVGEVTKIEGRIKDKEECIKKFQRKYQAKLEADEQPYRIKDYLSDLIGIRVICLYEDQISVVSDVLKNHFRIIDVTDKIAAVESTEDLFGYKGLHMDLVPVRERGSFSKSREFPFEVQIRSLIQDAWSVLDHKIKYKKSIPNNLKRRINVLSALFELADREFKEIRNATMELLQQATADPVSESFSDGNDASSGGLLVTHGKSINAFNFLRVAGHFFKDFVFEDYKVDNFVQDILKQNSDFKRADLHKCLVENLKIIKDYRAQFLLQNPENTFSPYTAIRHCLYCYDRATFGGILSRGAKERFEEWLKDV; translated from the coding sequence TTGGCATCGCTGGATTTTGAGTTTGAAAAACGTAAGTTTAGAAAGTTTTATGATCAGAACTTATCCCTTATTGAAGAAACCAAAAATAGCTATATCGGTGCTATTGAGAGACTGATAGAGCAGTCAGATGTCGGGGAGGTGACAAAAATTGAAGGACGGATTAAAGACAAAGAGGAATGTATAAAAAAGTTTCAGCGCAAATACCAGGCTAAGCTTGAAGCGGATGAGCAACCTTACAGGATCAAAGATTATTTGTCGGACTTGATCGGTATTCGCGTTATCTGTCTCTATGAAGATCAGATATCAGTCGTCTCAGATGTGCTCAAGAATCACTTCAGGATCATTGACGTGACCGACAAAATTGCCGCTGTTGAGAGTACGGAGGATTTGTTTGGTTACAAAGGACTGCATATGGATCTTGTCCCTGTCAGGGAGAGGGGCTCTTTTTCGAAATCCCGCGAGTTTCCTTTTGAAGTGCAGATCAGGTCTCTGATTCAGGATGCCTGGAGTGTTCTGGACCATAAGATCAAATATAAAAAGTCGATCCCCAATAACCTCAAACGCAGAATTAATGTCCTTTCCGCTTTGTTCGAGTTGGCTGACCGGGAGTTTAAAGAGATTCGTAATGCAACAATGGAACTCCTGCAGCAGGCAACAGCAGATCCTGTCAGCGAATCATTCTCTGACGGCAATGATGCGAGTAGTGGGGGACTCCTGGTCACTCATGGGAAAAGCATCAATGCTTTCAACTTTTTGCGTGTCGCAGGCCATTTTTTTAAAGACTTTGTATTTGAAGACTATAAAGTTGACAATTTTGTCCAGGACATCCTGAAGCAGAATAGCGATTTTAAAAGGGCCGATCTGCATAAATGTCTGGTTGAAAATTTAAAAATCATCAAAGATTATCGGGCCCAATTTCTATTGCAGAATCCTGAAAATACCTTCAGTCCCTACACTGCAATCCGACATTGCTTGTACTGTTACGACCGGGCAACCTTTGGAGGAATCTTATCCAGAGGAGCAAAAGAGCGTTTTGAGGAATGGCTAAAAGACGTATGA
- a CDS encoding LbtU family siderophore porin produces MKMIAGLTLCGLILFPVFAFAEDGSLAGRVTALEEALSQGVVQQVQFSGAIEAEMGYSSGYDDVKESDVDLTTLELGVDVVLADYFSGFALMKWEEDGDEGVFLDEGGVVLGSVDGYGVAVTAGKLYVPFGVYETGMISDPLTLELGETREGAVVVDFGAGGFYGSAYTFNSAVSDDDEDDMIDAYGVSAGYLFESDEASIDLLLGWISNLTSSGGFSDYLEEGGVDVLDDYAAGATASVVARFNDFTFIGEYLSALDSNYLAAEDSEPAAWNLEIVYGFEIVGHGASVAAVYQGSDEAAILGLPEERIGAAFGFDITDDLGIAFEYVHDEDYDISDGGTDESADAVTCQLALEF; encoded by the coding sequence ATGAAGATGATTGCGGGTTTAACCCTCTGTGGGTTGATATTGTTTCCAGTGTTTGCGTTTGCCGAGGATGGATCATTGGCCGGACGGGTTACGGCTTTGGAAGAAGCTTTGAGCCAAGGTGTTGTTCAACAGGTGCAGTTTTCAGGTGCCATTGAGGCAGAGATGGGCTACAGCTCCGGCTATGATGATGTCAAGGAGAGCGATGTCGACTTAACGACCCTGGAGTTGGGGGTTGATGTGGTGTTAGCCGATTATTTCTCTGGCTTTGCCCTAATGAAATGGGAAGAGGATGGCGACGAAGGCGTCTTTCTTGATGAGGGTGGTGTTGTCCTTGGGAGTGTTGATGGATATGGTGTTGCGGTAACGGCTGGTAAACTCTACGTCCCGTTTGGTGTTTATGAGACCGGTATGATTAGTGATCCTCTAACTCTGGAATTAGGTGAAACACGGGAAGGAGCGGTGGTTGTTGATTTTGGTGCTGGTGGCTTTTACGGATCCGCATATACTTTTAATAGTGCCGTCAGTGATGATGACGAAGACGATATGATTGATGCTTATGGTGTCTCTGCGGGATATCTGTTTGAGTCTGATGAAGCCAGTATTGACCTTTTGCTCGGTTGGATCAGCAATCTGACCTCTTCGGGTGGATTTTCCGATTACCTGGAGGAGGGTGGTGTTGACGTTCTTGACGACTATGCTGCCGGTGCTACCGCAAGTGTTGTGGCCAGGTTTAATGATTTCACTTTTATTGGTGAGTACTTGAGTGCCCTTGACAGTAATTACCTGGCGGCCGAAGATTCCGAACCGGCAGCTTGGAACCTGGAAATTGTTTATGGTTTTGAGATCGTGGGACATGGCGCTTCGGTCGCGGCAGTCTACCAGGGTTCGGATGAAGCGGCCATCCTTGGACTTCCAGAGGAGAGAATCGGTGCTGCGTTTGGGTTTGACATTACCGATGATCTTGGTATTGCCTTTGAGTATGTTCATGACGAGGATTATGACATCTCAGACGGTGGAACTGATGAATCGGCAGATGCTGTCACTTGTCAACTGGCATTGGAGTTTTGA
- a CDS encoding DUF3793 family protein: MVCRGEYKCCTEKMLAKSGLRCSAEQSNRELTWIDVAGLFPAPKECLAAFLAVAAAEVLSGIKPANMVRVPNQRLPCGRRMYRLWQKFGAELLLDLPLSVMPMKTEKNSILLLIYRADLLEMRLRGRTMQTFLVRQGYSRPFTLEKTLQHLQESFSTGIPHEVGMFLGYPLKDVKGFMAQSKPSQQQGLWRIYGPPTRSLKLSNDYRRKRQEMIKKLTIGHVPYQLLQAA, encoded by the coding sequence ATGGTATGTCGTGGAGAGTATAAGTGCTGCACAGAAAAAATGTTGGCGAAATCAGGCCTGCGTTGTTCTGCAGAGCAGAGTAACAGAGAGTTGACCTGGATCGATGTCGCCGGCTTGTTTCCTGCCCCGAAAGAATGTCTGGCGGCTTTTCTGGCGGTTGCCGCTGCAGAAGTTTTATCCGGCATCAAACCCGCTAATATGGTTCGTGTCCCGAACCAGAGGCTCCCATGCGGACGACGTATGTATCGCTTGTGGCAAAAGTTTGGTGCTGAGCTTTTGCTGGATTTGCCTCTATCTGTAATGCCGATGAAGACGGAAAAAAATAGTATTCTATTGCTGATTTATCGTGCTGATCTGTTGGAGATGCGCCTGCGTGGACGCACGATGCAGACTTTTCTTGTTCGGCAAGGATATTCTCGACCATTCACTTTAGAGAAGACGCTCCAGCATTTGCAGGAATCGTTCAGCACGGGAATTCCCCATGAGGTAGGAATGTTTCTGGGTTACCCGCTCAAGGATGTCAAGGGCTTTATGGCGCAAAGTAAACCTTCTCAACAGCAAGGGCTGTGGCGAATTTATGGGCCACCGACGCGCAGTTTGAAGCTTAGCAACGATTACCGCAGAAAGAGGCAGGAAATGATAAAAAAATTGACGATCGGGCATGTTCCTTACCAGTTATTGCAGGCGGCCTGA
- the prxU gene encoding thioredoxin-dependent peroxiredoxin (Most members of this family contain a selenocysteine.) produces MSEEQAAGCSRPTAAGAVDDTPQTEVAEQPNVVKKEFKMVQVGEKAPDFVAPGFHKGAFLDGVKLSDYAGKWLVLCFYPGDFTFVUATELSAVAEKYPQFQELGVELLSVSIDSMFTHKIWNDQELSKMVDGGVPFPMLSDVGGDIGRLYGIFNESAKVENRGRFIIDPDGVIQGYEVLTPPVGRNVNETLRQLKAFQLVRNTGGAEATPSGWKPGKTTLKPGIDLVGKVWQAWKVSEADE; encoded by the coding sequence ATGAGCGAAGAGCAAGCAGCCGGCTGCTCCAGACCAACTGCCGCAGGCGCTGTTGATGACACCCCCCAAACTGAAGTAGCGGAGCAACCCAACGTTGTTAAAAAGGAGTTTAAAATGGTCCAAGTAGGTGAAAAAGCACCGGATTTTGTCGCACCAGGTTTTCATAAAGGTGCATTTCTTGATGGCGTAAAACTTTCTGATTACGCTGGGAAATGGCTTGTTCTCTGCTTTTATCCCGGCGATTTCACCTTCGTCTGAGCGACTGAACTCTCGGCAGTTGCCGAGAAATACCCACAGTTCCAAGAGCTCGGAGTTGAGCTTCTATCCGTCAGTATCGACAGCATGTTTACGCACAAAATCTGGAATGACCAGGAACTTTCAAAAATGGTTGACGGTGGTGTCCCTTTCCCGATGCTTTCTGATGTTGGTGGCGATATTGGTCGCCTCTACGGCATTTTCAATGAAAGTGCAAAAGTTGAAAATCGCGGCCGTTTCATCATTGACCCAGACGGGGTTATTCAGGGCTACGAAGTCCTTACCCCACCTGTCGGCAGAAATGTAAATGAAACTTTACGCCAGTTAAAGGCATTCCAGCTTGTCCGAAATACCGGTGGGGCGGAAGCCACTCCTTCTGGCTGGAAACCAGGAAAAACGACCTTAAAACCAGGGATTGATCTGGTTGGCAAAGTCTGGCAAGCATGGAAGGTGAGTGAAGCCGACGAATAA
- a CDS encoding gamma-glutamyl-gamma-aminobutyrate hydrolase family protein translates to MKPIIGITTSTATINHRTYNQITNYYDHSIEMSGGLPVLLPILQDIDLAQELAAQLDGLIISGGDEDINPEAYGEIATQCVCRINTLRDAWEFSLYRQFKEAGKPILGICRGCQVINVCEGGSLYQNLCHQVHNCCNHYTGNKLMCELYHDIKIVPGSKLHNIFATNILTTNSFHNQAVKEIASGFKASAHSDDGIIEAIESETAPFIVGVQAHPEALTDAYPHFIKLFKAFIGATEKTRRD, encoded by the coding sequence ATGAAACCTATTATTGGTATAACAACGAGCACAGCTACAATAAACCATCGTACTTACAATCAGATTACCAATTATTACGATCACTCCATTGAAATGTCAGGCGGGCTTCCTGTTCTTCTTCCCATTCTCCAGGATATCGATCTGGCACAAGAGTTGGCTGCTCAACTGGATGGACTCATCATTTCCGGTGGCGATGAAGACATCAACCCTGAAGCCTACGGAGAAATAGCAACCCAATGTGTCTGCCGCATTAATACGCTCCGCGATGCGTGGGAATTTTCCCTTTATCGCCAGTTCAAGGAAGCGGGCAAGCCAATCCTCGGAATCTGTCGTGGCTGCCAGGTTATAAATGTTTGTGAAGGGGGAAGCCTTTATCAGAATCTATGTCATCAGGTCCACAATTGCTGCAACCACTACACTGGGAATAAACTGATGTGTGAACTCTATCACGATATCAAAATCGTTCCTGGCAGCAAACTGCACAACATATTTGCTACTAACATTCTCACGACCAACTCTTTTCACAATCAAGCCGTAAAAGAGATCGCATCGGGATTCAAAGCTTCCGCTCATTCTGATGATGGAATTATTGAAGCGATAGAATCTGAGACAGCACCGTTTATTGTCGGAGTTCAAGCTCATCCGGAAGCACTGACGGATGCATACCCCCATTTCATCAAACTTTTTAAAGCCTTTATCGGAGCGACAGAAAAAACCCGTAGAGACTGA
- a CDS encoding Crp/Fnr family transcriptional regulator: MSDSVLDMLTEAPLLDGVGVDLIRQIAAAGRVRTLKKHFGRIGPDEMSRKLFFVLSGEMRMMRIAPDGQEHLMQRFNPGEFFCLAAVVSSLSCNSEMVNAGPTELMYWNHGNFRQFMDANANFYGNILNQMASQVEQEREMRTLSRCCKADVKVAAYLLHKIKQGRCLRQLVCDVDIRPISLTAQELGIARETLSRSLQRLVKRDGISYQGGKVQVVSVASLEAVLEESECNCSCRCS; the protein is encoded by the coding sequence ATGTCAGACTCGGTTTTAGATATGCTGACAGAGGCACCACTTCTTGATGGCGTCGGTGTTGATCTGATTCGTCAAATTGCTGCTGCCGGTCGCGTGCGTACCCTGAAAAAACATTTTGGACGAATTGGGCCGGACGAAATGTCAAGAAAGCTGTTCTTTGTTTTATCGGGTGAAATGCGGATGATGCGTATAGCTCCTGATGGGCAGGAACATCTGATGCAACGGTTTAATCCCGGTGAGTTTTTCTGCCTTGCCGCAGTTGTTTCCAGCCTTTCTTGTAATAGCGAAATGGTGAATGCGGGGCCAACTGAATTGATGTATTGGAATCATGGGAACTTCCGTCAATTTATGGATGCGAATGCAAATTTTTATGGCAACATTTTAAATCAGATGGCATCTCAGGTGGAGCAGGAGCGTGAAATGCGCACCCTTTCCCGCTGTTGTAAGGCAGATGTCAAGGTTGCCGCTTATCTGCTGCACAAAATTAAACAGGGACGCTGTTTGCGTCAATTGGTATGTGACGTTGACATCAGGCCAATCAGCCTGACAGCCCAGGAGCTTGGGATTGCCCGCGAAACCTTATCCCGGAGTCTGCAGCGCCTGGTCAAGAGGGACGGAATCAGCTATCAGGGCGGCAAGGTGCAGGTTGTCAGTGTTGCAAGTCTTGAGGCCGTTCTTGAAGAATCCGAATGTAACTGTAGCTGCCGTTGCTCTTAA
- a CDS encoding DUF2325 domain-containing protein, translated as MVVLIVGADKIAAFVPKLEELGAEKVLHWSARSQKVTKNSIPLSTDLVIFCTDFLHHTAARTIKKKVKERGLPAVYCRRAWSEIAPEVEQLLSPQKEPQKRCCLCRGCRNCRCKRRSH; from the coding sequence ATGGTCGTTTTGATTGTAGGAGCAGACAAAATTGCTGCTTTTGTTCCCAAGCTGGAAGAGTTGGGAGCTGAGAAGGTTCTCCATTGGAGTGCTCGTAGCCAGAAAGTCACAAAAAACAGTATTCCTCTCAGCACCGATCTGGTTATTTTTTGCACTGATTTTCTTCATCATACAGCGGCCAGAACAATCAAGAAAAAAGTTAAAGAACGGGGCTTGCCGGCGGTCTATTGTCGGCGAGCCTGGAGTGAGATTGCCCCGGAAGTAGAACAGTTGCTCAGTCCGCAAAAGGAGCCCCAGAAACGCTGTTGTCTCTGTCGAGGTTGCAGGAATTGTCGCTGTAAAAGGCGCAGTCATTAA
- the feoB gene encoding ferrous iron transport protein B, with translation MIKVALAGQPNCGKSTIFNMLSGVNQHVANYPGVTVDKKSAKLKFQGELFEIVDLPGTYSFSTYSLEETVAKTFLLDEGTDVIVNVVDASSLRRNLYLTFQLLELGKPLVMILNMMDIAERRELEIDIDKLSKMLNVTIVETVGTKRGGKKREILEAISQAGKVSISEPFKIDYMEFETVILEIEQMIAFESTISRRWLAIKSLEADKVILEKVNISKETIKDITGSIHAKLDLDVDQTFARIRYDSADVVYHKCVKEKNRNLDTLTAKVDRVILNKWLAFPVLGLVIYLIYQLSIVWGYKLTNYTWPLLATLKNWVIALLPPPELANVPIITDFGIWMVNSAIALLNYIPIFFILFALIAILEDVGYMPRMAFILDRVFKKFGLHGQSTLPLVLGGAFVGGCAVPGIMATKGIADDRARLATILTVPYMNCLAKVPFYTLLLGAFFKENMALMMFFISTVTLFIALIVAKLTTSTVLKNRETAPFIMELPTYHLPTFSGVFLRAAQRVWLYIKKVMTIVLAVAVVLFVLLQYPGVSTEKQAEFTQQIDTALVQFDKKIQGNEYYQRVDNVAEVSELVNLYDNYKAKRMLANTKSAVESLDAAFLAKNPELFPLVRPQDDDARKISKAVRKLSKTNKKLQIAIKNEKITNSFLGMFGRALEPVTQYAGFDWRINVAFLSSFAARESAVATLGSIYEKGKTNLTPEESLAQDGAYTPVHAAAMLLFMILTPPCIATMVVVKLQSNSYRWMLFAIFFPTALGVTLSILFFSMALQFGWSGLELMRNFYLSTATLTLILSLFKTKQSGWQVGKSQ, from the coding sequence ATGATAAAGGTTGCTCTGGCCGGCCAGCCAAACTGCGGAAAATCAACTATTTTCAACATGCTCAGTGGTGTCAATCAGCATGTTGCCAACTATCCCGGAGTCACCGTTGACAAAAAATCGGCGAAGCTAAAGTTCCAGGGAGAGCTATTTGAAATTGTTGACCTTCCGGGAACCTACTCTTTCAGCACCTATTCACTGGAAGAAACGGTAGCAAAAACATTTCTCCTCGATGAGGGAACAGATGTCATTGTCAATGTCGTTGATGCTTCCAGCTTACGTCGCAACCTGTACCTGACATTTCAGCTACTGGAACTTGGAAAGCCTCTGGTGATGATCCTCAACATGATGGATATCGCCGAACGGCGCGAGTTGGAAATCGATATCGACAAATTATCGAAGATGTTGAATGTCACAATCGTTGAAACGGTTGGCACCAAGCGTGGTGGGAAAAAAAGAGAGATTCTCGAAGCGATATCCCAGGCAGGAAAAGTCTCCATTTCCGAACCATTTAAAATTGATTACATGGAGTTTGAAACTGTCATTCTCGAAATCGAACAAATGATCGCGTTTGAATCAACAATCTCCAGACGGTGGCTTGCCATCAAGTCTCTCGAAGCAGATAAAGTCATCCTTGAAAAAGTCAACATCAGCAAAGAGACGATCAAGGATATCACCGGCAGTATCCACGCAAAACTTGACCTTGATGTTGACCAGACTTTTGCCCGCATCCGCTACGATAGTGCTGATGTCGTCTACCATAAATGTGTTAAGGAGAAAAACCGGAATCTCGATACCCTGACAGCCAAAGTTGACCGTGTCATCCTCAACAAATGGCTGGCGTTTCCGGTGCTGGGGCTGGTTATCTATCTGATCTACCAACTGTCGATTGTCTGGGGCTACAAACTCACCAACTATACCTGGCCGTTACTGGCGACCCTGAAAAACTGGGTCATTGCACTACTGCCACCTCCGGAACTGGCAAATGTTCCCATAATCACTGATTTTGGTATCTGGATGGTGAACAGTGCAATTGCATTGCTCAACTATATTCCGATCTTTTTCATTCTGTTTGCCCTCATTGCCATCTTGGAAGATGTCGGCTATATGCCGAGAATGGCATTTATTCTTGACCGGGTCTTCAAAAAGTTTGGCCTGCACGGTCAGTCAACCTTGCCATTGGTTCTCGGTGGCGCTTTCGTTGGCGGCTGCGCCGTCCCCGGCATCATGGCCACCAAGGGCATTGCCGATGACCGTGCCCGGCTGGCCACAATCCTCACAGTCCCCTACATGAACTGTTTGGCCAAAGTGCCATTTTACACCCTGCTCCTCGGTGCTTTTTTTAAAGAAAACATGGCGTTGATGATGTTTTTCATCTCAACCGTCACCCTGTTTATCGCTTTGATCGTCGCAAAATTGACGACCTCAACAGTCTTGAAAAACCGAGAAACAGCACCCTTTATTATGGAACTACCAACCTATCACTTACCCACCTTCAGCGGCGTTTTTCTGCGTGCAGCCCAACGGGTCTGGCTGTACATCAAAAAAGTTATGACCATTGTTCTGGCTGTAGCCGTGGTTCTGTTTGTCCTGCTGCAGTACCCTGGAGTGTCGACTGAAAAACAGGCTGAATTTACTCAGCAAATAGACACAGCTCTGGTCCAGTTTGATAAGAAGATCCAAGGCAACGAATATTATCAGCGTGTTGACAATGTGGCGGAAGTTTCCGAACTGGTAAATCTTTACGACAACTATAAAGCGAAGCGCATGCTGGCCAACACAAAGAGTGCGGTGGAATCGCTGGACGCAGCCTTTCTGGCAAAAAACCCGGAGCTTTTCCCGCTGGTTCGGCCTCAGGATGATGACGCAAGAAAGATCAGTAAAGCTGTTCGCAAACTGTCAAAAACCAACAAAAAACTACAGATTGCCATCAAGAATGAAAAAATCACCAACTCTTTCCTCGGTATGTTCGGCCGCGCTCTGGAACCGGTGACTCAATATGCCGGATTTGACTGGCGAATTAATGTTGCATTCTTGAGTTCGTTTGCAGCACGGGAAAGTGCCGTTGCAACTCTGGGTTCAATTTACGAGAAAGGCAAAACCAATCTCACCCCGGAAGAATCACTTGCACAGGATGGAGCCTATACGCCAGTTCACGCTGCGGCAATGCTGCTTTTCATGATTCTAACCCCCCCGTGTATTGCCACGATGGTCGTCGTAAAACTGCAGAGCAATTCTTATCGGTGGATGCTTTTTGCCATCTTCTTCCCCACCGCCCTTGGTGTAACTCTGTCGATTTTATTCTTCTCCATGGCATTGCAGTTTGGCTGGAGCGGGCTGGAACTGATGCGTAATTTTTATTTAAGCACTGCAACTCTGACTCTTATTTTATCACTATTCAAAACCAAACAATCCGGCTGGCAAGTCGGAAAATCACAATGA